In Betta splendens chromosome 22, fBetSpl5.4, whole genome shotgun sequence, the following proteins share a genomic window:
- the noto gene encoding homeobox protein notochord, which translates to MRRLRTGAAFTFWLHFGEAASLSEDLSCFGCFFYLVTRPTMQVPAVPVGTYGYSVRNYAPASLYPQYQGSPCASSTKPPSGKSFTIDALLGKTEDTSSGRASPGQCGGKYQPAATVLSVTGHAGLPMAPAPYVYSPNVLHAQPGYPVYCCPPFTCQTSCRGAFYAQASLSKVSADLHSFKSKGGKSKRMRTSFTMEQLSRLEKEFARQQYMVGSERFLLASALQLTEAQVKVWFQNRRIKWRKQSLEQQQAKLAKLGLAAPPKSPGSQGHGDEGDEEFSESDVDVDVSDDCTDHC; encoded by the exons ATGAGGCGTCTCCGCACAGGAGCCGCGTTCACTTTCTGGCTGCACTTCGGAGAAGCGGCGTCTCTCAGCGAGGACCTCTCCtgctttggttgttttttttacctggtAACACGTCCCACAATGCAGGTGCCCGCCGTGCCCGTTGGAACTTATGGATACTCCGTGCGTAATTACGCGCCGGCATCGCTGTACCCGCAGTACCAGGGGAGCCCGTGCGCCTCGTCCACGAAACCTCCGAGTGGGAAATCCTTCACTATCGACGCGTTGCTCGGCAAGACTGAGGACACGAGCAGCGGCCGGGCGAGTCCTGGTCAGTGTGGAGGGAAGTATCAGCCTGCGGCCACGGTTCTCTCCGTCACCGGGCACGCGGGCTTACCGATGGCACCGGCGCCGTACGTCTACTCGCCCAACGTGCTGCACGCGCAACCTGGATATCCTGTCTACTGCTGCCCACCTTTCACCTGCCAGACATCGTGTCGCGGAGCGTTTTACGCACAAG CTTCACTGTCCAAAGTCAGCGCAGACCTCCATTCGTTCAAAAGCAAGGGCGGAAAGTCGAAGAGGATGCGCACCAGCTTCACCATGGAGCAGCTGTCCCGGCTGGAGAAGGAGTTCGCGCGGCAGCAGTACATGGTGGGATCCGAGCGGTTCCTCCTGGCCTCGGCTCTGCAGCTCACAGAAGCCCAG GTCAAAGTGTGGTTCCAGAATCGACGCATCAAGTGGCGCAAGCAgagcctggagcagcagcaggccaagCTGGCCAAACTGGGCCTGGCGGCGCCGCCCAAGAGTCCCGGGTCCCAGGGCCACGGGGATGAAGGCGACGAGGAGTTCTCCGAgtcagacgtggacgtggacgtgtcCGACGACTGCACTGACCACTGTTAA